In Streptomyces chartreusis NRRL 3882, the following are encoded in one genomic region:
- a CDS encoding tyrosine-type recombinase/integrase → MSGARTRERDLKNFVLPEIGRLEATGDVWEPYRLVDPVGQCVEPVAIYFKDLLAAASPATTLYSYGNDLLRWWRFLWAQGLEWDRALREDARDFTLWMQLADKPVRVHWRHRGKDPSEIPTPKPRVGRLAPGSPNPVTGKPTIGKKYAPSTRAHFESVLRTFYDFHLDRGSGQLLVNPFPLDRRRRNGRPNAHHNPADEFRHERTGRYRPKVPERIPRRIPDDKYTEVFAGLRSHRDRALLAFWVSTGARASELLTSTQRDALPGQQVIGVIRKGTQDYQQLPASPDAFVWLRLYQEEAWRKGVPRGRNQPLWWTLRLPWRPLKYHAARAMFTRAVELLGANWTLHDLRHTATYRMTEDPSMSLVYVQHILGHKDQSTLQKYLRPSRDEVISAGLAHHARQEAKKAAPPPAPPAPAYNEDSLNTLFGGLLP, encoded by the coding sequence GTGAGTGGAGCAAGGACCCGTGAACGGGATCTGAAGAACTTTGTGCTGCCCGAGATCGGACGCCTGGAGGCGACGGGGGACGTGTGGGAGCCGTACCGGCTGGTCGACCCTGTAGGGCAGTGTGTTGAGCCGGTCGCGATCTACTTCAAGGACCTCCTCGCTGCTGCCAGCCCTGCCACCACGTTGTACTCGTACGGCAACGACCTGTTGCGGTGGTGGCGGTTCTTGTGGGCACAGGGTCTTGAGTGGGACCGCGCATTACGGGAGGACGCGCGGGACTTCACGCTGTGGATGCAGTTGGCGGACAAGCCGGTTCGCGTGCACTGGAGGCACCGTGGCAAGGACCCTTCGGAGATACCTACGCCCAAGCCTCGAGTTGGCCGACTTGCGCCCGGGTCACCGAACCCTGTGACCGGGAAGCCGACGATTGGGAAGAAGTACGCGCCCTCCACCCGGGCTCACTTCGAGAGCGTCCTGCGGACGTTCTATGACTTCCATCTCGACCGCGGCAGCGGCCAGTTGCTGGTGAACCCGTTTCCCCTGGACCGCAGGCGCCGCAACGGGCGTCCGAACGCTCACCACAACCCGGCGGACGAGTTCAGGCATGAGCGGACCGGGCGCTATCGCCCGAAGGTCCCTGAGCGGATCCCCCGACGCATCCCGGACGACAAGTACACCGAGGTCTTCGCCGGCCTCCGCTCCCACCGAGACCGTGCTCTGCTGGCCTTCTGGGTCTCCACCGGCGCCCGCGCCAGCGAACTGCTGACCTCGACCCAACGTGACGCCCTGCCCGGCCAGCAGGTGATCGGCGTGATCCGCAAGGGAACCCAGGACTACCAGCAACTACCCGCATCTCCGGACGCGTTCGTCTGGCTCCGGCTCTACCAGGAGGAAGCCTGGCGCAAGGGCGTCCCGCGGGGCCGCAACCAGCCTCTGTGGTGGACCCTGCGCCTCCCATGGCGGCCACTGAAGTACCACGCGGCACGCGCCATGTTCACGCGGGCCGTTGAGCTTCTCGGCGCCAACTGGACGCTCCACGACCTGCGACACACCGCCACCTATCGCATGACGGAAGATCCCTCGATGTCGCTGGTCTACGTCCAGCACATCCTCGGCCACAAGGACCAAAGCACGCTGCAGAAGTACCTCCGCCCGAGCCGCGACGAGGTCATCTCCGCAGGTCTGGCCCACCACGCCCGCCAGGAGGCGAAGAAGGCCGCCCCGCCTCCGGCACCGCCGGCCCCCGCCTACAACGAGGACTCGCTCAACACCCTCTTCGGAGGCCTGCTCCCATGA